CTCGAAGAAGAATATGTCGAGAACCAAGAGAGACTgcgcaaggccaaggccgccaaggaggGTCAGATTGCCGGCCCCGACGTTGATGTCGATAGGTTAGCCGACGAGCGGGGCCGTGTCGACGATATGCGAGGAAGCCCAATGAGCGTCGGCACATTGGAAGAGCTCATTGACGATGATCATGCCATCGTGAGCAGCACTACGGGTCCTGAATACTACGTCAGCATCATGAGCTTTGTCGACAAGGACCTCCTCGAGCCTGGCGCCAGCGTTCTGCTGCACCACAAGAGCGTCAGCATTGTTGGAGTCTTGACGGATGACACAGACCCCATTGTCAGCGTCATGAAGCTCGACAAGGCGCCAACGGAGTCCTACGCTGATATCGGTGGTTTGGAGCAGCAGATTCAAGAGGTTCGAGAGTCAGTGGAGCTGCCATTGCTTCATCCCGAGCTGTACGAGGAGATGGGCATCAAGCCCCCCAAGGGTGTCATCCTATACGGTGCTCCTGGTACCGGAAAGACCCTTTTGGCAAAGGCAGTTGCCAACCAGACATCCGCTACGTTCTTGCGTATCGTGGGCAGCGAGCTGATTCAGAAGTATCTGGGAGATGGCCCCCGGTTGGTGCGACAGCTGTTCCAGGTTTGTCTCTCCCTTGCACCGGCTTTTCAATTGCCATTCGATGCTAACACTGAGAACAATAGGTTGCTGGTGAAAATGCACCTTCCATTGTTTTCATTGATGAAATCGATGCCATTGGTACGAAACGATACGATTCCACGTCAGGAGGAGAGCGTGAAGTTCAGCGAACCATGCTGGAGCTTCTCAACCAGCTTGACGGCTTCGACGACCGCGGCGACGTCAAGGTCATCATGGCAACCAACAAGATCGATACGCTTGACCCTGCGCTGATCCGACCCGGCCGAATCGATCGAAAGA
Above is a genomic segment from Trichoderma breve strain T069 chromosome 6, whole genome shotgun sequence containing:
- a CDS encoding ATPase family associated with various cellular activities (AAA) domain-containing protein, with the protein product MGQGQSGMGGEGGRNEKDKKKDKPKYEPPPRPTTRVGRKKRKAGGTSAAAKLPAVYPTSRCKLRLLRMQRIHDHLLLEEEYVENQERLRKAKAAKEADERGRVDDMRGSPMSVGTLEELIDDDHAIVSSTTGPEYYVSIMSFVDKDLLEPGASVLLHHKSVSIVGVLTDDTDPIVSVMKLDKAPTESYADIGGLEQQIQEVRESVELPLLHPELYEEMGIKPPKGVILYGAPGTGKTLLAKAVANQTSATFLRIVGSELIQKYLGDGPRLVRQLFQVAGENAPSIVFIDEIDAIGTKRYDSTSGGEREVQRTMLELLNQLDGFDDRGDVKVIMATNKIDTLDPALIRPGRIDRKILFENPDQNTKHLDEFISQKDDLSGADIKAICSEAGMMALRERRMRVQMADFRSARERVLRTKQEGEPEGLYL